Proteins found in one Methylobacter sp. S3L5C genomic segment:
- the speA gene encoding biosynthetic arginine decarboxylase: MNLSQSKTWSTEQSAQTYAIDNWGDGYFSINASGHVCVKPSSDKAIALDLFEIAQSLNDKNLSLPVLVRFTDILKDRAKRLSDAFQKACVTNNYKGQYTPVYPIKVNQQRQVVEGILSADNIGLEAGSKPELLAVMALSNKGVVVCNGYKDRAYIRLALIGLKMGLNLYLVIEKPLELELIIEEAAKLNIKPQLGVRVRLSSISAGKWQNSGGEKSKFGLHAHEVLQLIERLKQTDLLDSLKLLHFHMGSQIANIHDIKIALKEAGQFYVELHRLGAQIKIVDAGGGLGVDYDGSGSRRESSINYSLDEYAQNIVRSFAELCAEKQMPQPDIITESGRALTAHHAVLITNVTDIESVYTNKAELLALPVAHNLVEHFHDAQFALSEARARFTQDKLSITELAKAENNYALLCQQIKSQLNPNTQSEAIILEELNEKLADKVFCNFSLFQSMPDIWGIDQIFPIMPIHRLDEQPTRRAVIQDLTCDSDGRIDQYIDGQNLENTLPLHDIDSNEPYLIGFFMVGAYQEILGDMHNLFGDTHSINIKLDDNGYHFYDLQEGEHVSDLLDYVHISSEDLKTAYRDKLAKSNLSEQQRQDYEQELIAGLTSYTYLGK, from the coding sequence GTGAATTTAAGTCAGAGCAAAACCTGGTCAACTGAGCAATCAGCACAAACCTACGCAATAGATAATTGGGGTGACGGCTATTTTTCTATCAACGCCAGCGGACATGTCTGTGTAAAACCCAGTTCGGATAAGGCTATTGCACTGGATTTATTTGAAATCGCCCAGTCGCTCAATGATAAAAACTTGTCATTGCCGGTGTTGGTTCGTTTTACCGATATTTTAAAAGATCGTGCCAAACGGCTGTCTGATGCTTTTCAAAAAGCTTGTGTCACCAACAATTATAAGGGGCAATACACGCCGGTTTATCCCATCAAAGTAAACCAACAGCGTCAGGTAGTTGAAGGTATTTTATCGGCTGACAATATTGGCCTTGAAGCAGGCAGCAAACCGGAATTACTGGCCGTTATGGCGTTGTCCAATAAGGGCGTTGTGGTTTGTAATGGTTATAAAGATAGAGCCTATATTCGCCTGGCACTTATTGGCCTAAAAATGGGTTTGAATCTTTATCTGGTCATTGAAAAACCACTGGAACTTGAGCTGATTATCGAAGAAGCGGCCAAGTTAAATATTAAGCCACAACTCGGTGTGAGAGTTAGACTTTCAAGTATCAGTGCCGGAAAATGGCAAAACAGCGGTGGCGAAAAATCCAAGTTTGGCTTACATGCCCATGAAGTGCTTCAACTCATTGAGCGTCTGAAACAAACCGATTTACTGGACAGCTTGAAATTACTGCATTTTCATATGGGTTCGCAAATCGCCAATATCCATGATATTAAAATTGCCCTGAAAGAAGCCGGACAGTTTTATGTTGAATTACATCGTTTGGGTGCACAGATAAAAATTGTTGATGCAGGTGGTGGGTTAGGCGTTGATTACGATGGCAGTGGTTCGCGTCGTGAGTCGTCAATTAATTACAGTCTGGATGAATACGCCCAAAATATCGTCCGGAGTTTTGCAGAATTGTGTGCTGAAAAGCAAATGCCGCAACCTGATATTATCACCGAATCAGGTCGTGCATTGACGGCTCATCATGCGGTATTAATTACCAATGTCACGGATATTGAATCGGTTTATACCAATAAAGCCGAATTACTGGCATTACCCGTTGCGCATAATCTGGTTGAGCATTTTCATGATGCGCAGTTTGCCTTGTCAGAAGCACGTGCCCGTTTTACGCAGGATAAATTAAGCATTACCGAGCTTGCCAAAGCCGAGAATAACTATGCTCTTTTATGTCAGCAAATTAAAAGCCAGCTCAATCCCAACACCCAAAGCGAAGCTATTATTTTGGAGGAATTAAACGAGAAGCTGGCCGACAAGGTTTTTTGCAATTTTTCATTGTTTCAATCTATGCCTGATATTTGGGGGATTGATCAAATCTTCCCGATTATGCCTATTCATCGCCTTGATGAACAGCCTACGCGCCGCGCTGTTATTCAGGATTTAACCTGTGATTCGGATGGCCGTATTGATCAATATATTGATGGGCAAAATCTTGAAAATACGCTGCCATTACATGACATTGACAGCAATGAACCTTATCTCATCGGCTTTTTTATGGTCGGCGCTTATCAGGAAATATTAGGGGACATGCACAATTTATTTGGTGATACGCATTCCATTAATATTAAACTGGATGACAACGGCTATCATTTTTACGACTTGCAGGAAGGTGAGCATGTCAGTGATTTGCTGGACTATGTGCATATCAGTAGTGAAGATTTAAAAACTGCCTATCGGGACAAACTGGCAAAAAGTAATCTTAGTGAGCAACAACGCCAAGACTACGAACAAGAACTCATTGCCGGTTTGACGTCGTACACCTATTTGGGAAAATAA
- a CDS encoding NAD(P)-dependent oxidoreductase, with product MKAGMIGLGAMGLGMARNLAKAGCLTAVYNRTPAKTAEFTVAVFDSPEALAADVDIVLICVSADQDVLSVVEAIALSIKPGTIVVDMSTVSSVTAKKAAAILAEKQVLFLDAPVSGGTEGAKNGTLAMMVGGDVTALEKAMPVLEAMAARIIHMGATGSGQATKAVNQIMGAGINQAVTEALAFAQTQGLAMDKVIDVISGGASGNWFLQHRGSTMTKGTFTPGFKVALHHKDLKICQVMAAQTEALVPLVDMTVTSYEQLMSEGYGDEDISALYRLKKQ from the coding sequence ATGAAAGCAGGCATGATCGGGTTGGGCGCAATGGGTTTGGGCATGGCCAGAAATCTTGCCAAAGCAGGCTGTTTAACAGCTGTTTATAACCGTACTCCAGCAAAAACGGCAGAATTTACCGTAGCGGTTTTTGATTCACCTGAAGCGCTGGCGGCAGACGTTGATATTGTGCTGATTTGTGTTTCTGCCGATCAGGATGTGTTAAGCGTGGTTGAGGCGATAGCCTTAAGCATCAAGCCAGGTACAATTGTTGTCGATATGTCCACCGTAAGCAGTGTAACGGCCAAAAAAGCTGCCGCGATTTTGGCAGAAAAACAGGTGCTGTTTTTGGATGCACCGGTTTCAGGTGGCACGGAAGGCGCCAAGAATGGCACTTTGGCGATGATGGTGGGTGGAGATGTAACCGCGCTGGAAAAAGCCATGCCCGTATTGGAAGCAATGGCTGCGCGTATTATTCATATGGGTGCTACCGGTTCGGGGCAGGCTACCAAAGCCGTCAATCAAATTATGGGGGCAGGTATTAATCAGGCGGTTACGGAAGCGTTGGCTTTTGCGCAAACCCAAGGTTTGGCAATGGATAAAGTTATTGATGTTATTTCTGGTGGCGCGTCCGGCAACTGGTTTCTGCAACATCGTGGCTCGACCATGACCAAAGGTACTTTTACACCCGGTTTTAAGGTTGCGCTACATCATAAGGATTTAAAGATCTGCCAAGTGATGGCCGCTCAAACAGAGGCTCTGGTACCCTTGGTTGACATGACTGTTACAAGTTATGAACAGTTGATGTCGGAAGGCTATGGTGACGAGGATATTTCGGCATTGTATCGGCTGAAAAAACAGTAG